In Passer domesticus isolate bPasDom1 chromosome 9, bPasDom1.hap1, whole genome shotgun sequence, a genomic segment contains:
- the LOC135307616 gene encoding complex I assembly factor ACAD9, mitochondrial-like: MYARLGEISSLDGSIAVTLAAHQAVGLKGILIAGTEEQKAKYLPRLASGEHIAAFCLTEPGSGSDAASIQTRATLSEDGKHFLLNGSKVWISNGGLASIFTVFARTEIVDKDGQVKDKITAFIVERDFGGVTHGKPEDKLGIRGSNTCEVHFENTKVPIENVIGEVGGGFKVAMNILNSGRFSMGSASTGMIKKLIELTSEYACTRKQFNKKLSQFGLIQEKFCLMAVKAYVMESMAYLTAGMMDRPGFPDCSVEAAMVKVFSSEGAWACVSEALQILGGLGYMKDYPYERYLRDTRILLIFEGTNEILRMYIALTGMQHAGKILTDKIKAIKKGNVGVVLGEFLTRLQDTLGRKVDLGLVGDSGVVHPSLQENAKKLEENVYYFGTTVRGLLSRFGKTIVDEQLVLKRVADVVINLYAMTAAISRASRSISIGLRNHDHEVSVPQHQPFPLRLCSWQQAGCISGELQQTLP, from the exons ATGTATGCACGTCTGGGAGAAATCAGCTCCCTGGATGGCTCCATTGCAGTGACCCTGGCAGCTCACCAGGCCGTTGGGCTGAAG GGGATCCTCATTGCTGGCACCGAGGAGCAGAAGGCCAAGTACCTGCCCCGCCTGGCCTCGGGGGAGCACATTGCTGCCTTCTGCCTCACCGAGCccggcag tGGGAGTGATGCTGCATCCATCCAGACAAGGGCAACCCTGAGTGAAGATGGGAAACACTTCCTGTTAAATGGCTCCAAG GTCTGGATCTCCAATGGTGGCCTGGCCAGTATTTTCACAGTGTTTGCCAGGACAGAGATTGTGGACAAGGACGGGCAGGTGAAGGATAAAATCACTGCTTTCATCGTGGAGCGGGACTTCGGGGGCGTCACCCACGGGAAACCCGAGGATAAACTGGGCATTCGAGGCTCCAACA CCTGTGAAGTACATTTTGAAAACACCAAAGTGCCTATAGAGAATGTAATTGGAGAAGTTGGAGGGGGATTTAAG GTTGCCATGAATATCCTCAACAGTGGAAGATTTAGCATGGGCAGTGCATCTACTGGAATGATTAAGAAGTTGATAG aaCTGACATCAGAGTATGCTTGCACCAGGAAACAATTCAATAAGAAACTCAGCCAGTTTGGATTAATTCAG GAGAAGTTTTGTTTGATGGCTGTGAAAGCCTACGTGATGGAGAGCATGGCTTACCTGACTGCAGGGATGATGGACAGGCCAGGCTTCCCTGACTGCTCCGTCGAGGCTGCCATGGTCAAG GTGTTCAGCTCTGAAGGTGCCTGGGCATGTGTGAGTGAGGCTCTGCAGATCCTTGGAGGCCTTGGCTACATGAAGGATTATCCTTATGAACGCTACCTCAGAGACACCAGGATCCTGCTCATCTTTGAG gGCACCAATGAAATCCTGAGAATGTACATTGCACTGACAGGGATGCAGCATGCAGGGAAGATCTTAACTGACAAAATTAA AGCAATCAAGAAAGGAAACGTGGGAGTGGTGCTGGGGGAGTTCCTGACCAGGTTACAGGACACCCTGGGCAGGAAGGTGGATCTGGGGCTTGTAGGTGACAGTGGGGTGGTGCATCCCAGCCTCCAG GAGAATGCCAAGAAACTTGAAGAAAACGTTTATTATTTTGGAACTACAGTCAGGGGCCTGCTAAGTAGGTTTGGCAAG ACAATAGTGGATGAGCAGCTGGTGCTGAAGAGAGTGGCAGATGTGGTGATTAATTTGTATGCAATGACTGCAGCCATCTCCCGGGCCAGCCGCTCCATCAGCATCGGGCTCAGGAACCATGACCACGAGGTGAGTGTCCCTCAGCACCAACCATTCCCActcaggctgtgctcctggcagcaggcaggctgcATCTCTGGGGAATTACAGCAAACTCTCCCATAA